Proteins encoded by one window of Ursus arctos isolate Adak ecotype North America unplaced genomic scaffold, UrsArc2.0 scaffold_22, whole genome shotgun sequence:
- the LOC113260188 gene encoding olfactory receptor 958-like, protein MWNHTPVTEFLLMGIPYTKGLENVFFVLFLAFYLLTLLGNLLILLAILTSSTLHTPMYFFLGNLSVFDTFFPSVGSPQMMLSLMGQSRTISYQGCACQLFFYHFLGCTECFLYTVMAYDRFAAICHPLRYTVIMNRRVCTVMTLGTWMGSCLHASVLTFLIFKLPYCGPNEVDNFFCDIPVVLPLACADTSVAQTVSFTNVGVVALLCFLLILASYTRIVISILKISSPEGRRRAFSTCSAHLTSILLFYGPVVLIYLWPASSPWLDSVVQVLNNIVTPSLNPLIYTLRNKDVKLALRKALLRGVYTCGS, encoded by the coding sequence ATGTGGAATCACACTCCTGTAACCGAGTTCCTCCTGATGGGAATCCCTTACACGAAAGGGCTGGAAAACGtgttctttgtcttatttctggCCTTCTACCTGCTCACTCTTCTGGGGAACCTGCTCATTCTTCTGGCCATCCTCACTTCCTCCACCCTGCACacacccatgtatttcttcctgggAAACCTGTCCGTGTTTGACACCTTTTTCCCTTCCGTGGGTTCCCCCCAGATGATGCTCTCCCTCATGGGGCAAAGCCGGACCATCTCTTACCAGGGCTGTGCCTGCCAGCTCTTCTTTTACCACTTCCTGGGCTGCACTGAGTGTTTCCTGTAcactgtgatggcctatgaccgctttgCCGCCATCTGCCACCCCTTGCGGTACACGGTCATCATGAACCGCAGGGTGTGCACCGTCATGACGCTAGGCACCTGGATGGGGAGCTGTCTGCATGCATCTGTCCTCACGTTCCTCATCTTTAAGTTGCCCTACTGTGGCCCCAATGAGGTGGACAATTTCTTCTGTGATATCCCGGTGGTGCTGCCCCTGGCCTGTGCAGACACCTCTGTAGCTCAGACAGTGAGTTTCACCAATGTAGGTGTTGTGgcactcctgtgttttcttctcatcCTCGCTTCTTACACTCGCATTGTTATCTCTATATTGAAAATCAGCTCCCCGGAAGGTCGGCGCAGAGCCTTCTCCACCTGCAGTGCACACCTGACTTCCATCCTGCTCTTCTATGGACCCGTGGTCCTCATTTATCTCTGgcctgcctccagcccctggctGGATTCCGTGGTTCAGGTGTTGAATAATATTGTTACCCCTTCCCTGAATCCTTTGATATACACCTTGAGAAACAAGGATGTGAAGTTGGCTCTGAGAAAAGCACTACTCCGAGGGGTGTATACTTGTGGGTCATAA
- the LOC113260189 gene encoding putative olfactory receptor 10D3, producing the protein MQNYTSVTEFTLLGIPNTQGLENMLFVLFLAFYLFTLLGNLLIFLTILVSSNLHTPMYFFLGNLSVFDIFFPSVSSPKMMLYLMGQSRTISYQGCACQLFFYHFLGGTECFLYTVMAYDRFVAICHPLRYTIIMSPRVCTSLTLGTWLGGCLHGSILTFLVFKLPYCGPNEVDSFFCDIPVVLPLACADTSLAQTVSFTNVDVVTLTCFFLTLTSYGHIVLSILKIRTSAGRRRAFSTCSAHLISIFLFYGPVMLIYLGPASSPWLDSVIQVLNNIVTPSLNPLIYTLRNKDVKLTLRKVFTQMVHISGA; encoded by the coding sequence ATGCAGAACTACACTTCCGTGACGGAGTTCACCCTGTTGGGAATTCCCAATACTCAAGGGCTGGAGAACATGCTGTTTGTCTTATTCTTGGCCTTCTATCTCTTCACTTTGCTGGGAAATCTGCTCATCTTTCTCACCATTCTGGTCTCCTCCAACCTGCACacccccatgtatttcttccttggaAACCTGTCCGTGTTTGACATCTTTTTCCCTTCTGTGAGTTCTCCCAAAATGATGCTCTATCTCATGGGGCAAAGCCGAACCATCTCTTACCAGGGCTGTGCCTGCCAGCTCTTCTTTTACCACTTCCTAGGTGGTACCGAGTGTTTCCTGTACAccgtgatggcctatgaccgcttcgTGGCTATTTGTCACCCTTTGCGATACACCATCATCATGAGCCCCAGGGTGTGCACCAGCTTGACGCTGGGCACTTGGCTGGGAGGCTGTCTACATGGAAGCATCCTCACATTTCTGGTCTTTAAGTTACCCTACTGCGGCCCCAATGAGGTGGACAGTTTCTTCTGTGATATCCCGGTGGTGCTGCCCCTGGCCTGTGCAGACACGTCTCTAGCTCAGACGGTGAGTTTTACTAATGTGGATGTTGTGACTCTTACGTGCTTTTTCCTTACCCTTACTTCCTACGGTCACATCGTCCTCTCCATATTGAAAATCCGCACCTCTGCAGGCAGGCGCCGAGCCTTTTCAACCTGCAGTGCCCAcctgatttcaatcttcttgttCTACGGGCCAGTGATGCTCATCTATCTCGGGCCTGCTTCCAGCCCCTGGCTGGATTCTGTTATTCAGGTGTTAAATAATATTGTCACTCCTTCTCTCAACCCTTTGATTTACACCTTAAGAAACAAGGATGTGAAATTGACTTTGAGGAAAGTATTCACTCAAATGGTCCACATTTCAGGAGCATAA